A window of Theropithecus gelada isolate Dixy chromosome 14, Tgel_1.0, whole genome shotgun sequence contains these coding sequences:
- the LOC112605567 gene encoding olfactory receptor 52A5-like, which produces MCSFGLAFLFSVCPVAVLGNIILLIIIPTECNLHQPMYIFLAVLAVSDIRLCAAIAPKMLAIFWFKSCSMAFDACLAQLFFIYAMQCMESGILLAMAFDRYLAICDPLRHTSILTPSVLVHMIVAVAIRATVLVGLLPILIKRLHIFHSILIAHSYCEHMAVVKLATEDIQVNKACGLFVGFTILRFDMIFILVSYVLIFRVVFHLHQKEAQFKAFNTCTAHIFVFLEFYILAFFSFFSHHFGHVAPSTHFLLSTIYLLVPPALNPIVYGVKNKII; this is translated from the coding sequence ATGTGCAGTTTTGGATTGGCTTTCCTTTTTTCCGTGTGCCCAGTGGCTGTGTTGGGAAACATCATTTTACTGATTATCATCCCTACGGAATGTAATTTGCATCAGCCCATGTACATCTTCCTGGCTGTGCTGGCAGTAAGTGACATAAGACTGTGTGCAGCCATTGCTCCCAAGATGTTGGCCATCTTTTGGTTCAAGTCTTGCTCAATGGCCTTTGATGCCTGCCTAGCTCAGCTGTTTTTCATCTATGCCATGCAGTGCATGGAGTCTGGTATTCTGTTGGCCATGGCCTTTGACCGCTACCTTGCCATCTGTGATCCTTTGAGACACACATCCATCCTCACACCTTCCGTCTTGGTTCACATGATAGTGGCAGTGGCAATCCGAGCTACAGTGCTGGTTGGTCTGTTACCCATTCTTATCAAAAGACTGCATATTTTCCATTCCATTCTTATTGCCCACTCTTACTGTGAACACATGGCTGTCGTCAAGCTGGCTACAGAAGACATCCAAGTCAATAAAGCATGTGGTCTTTTTGTGGGCTTTACCATTCTGAGATTTGACATGATTTTTATCCTTGTGTCCTATGTTCTGATTTTCCGAGTTGTTTTTCATCTACACCAAAAGGAGGCACAGTTCAAAGCATTTAACACATGCACAgctcatatttttgttttccttgaattttatattcttgcctttttctccttcttcagccaCCATTTTGGACATGTGGCCCCCTCCACCCACTTTCTGTTGTCTACCATTTACCTCCTTGTGCCACCTGCACTCAACCCTATTGTCTATGGTGTAAAAAACAAGATAATCTGA